One Zingiber officinale cultivar Zhangliang chromosome 10B, Zo_v1.1, whole genome shotgun sequence genomic window, cgaatttaggtcttcatctcctacatcaaaaggactcaaatcagccacattaaatgttgcactaacaccatactcaccgggcaaatcaattttgtaagcattgtcattaattctttccaacacttggaatggtccatctcctcttggttgaagctttgattttctttgggtaggaaaccgttccttcctcatatgaacccacacccaatcaccgggttcaaggaccactctttttctccctttattggctcgatttgcatattgctccattttcttctcaatttgagctttaacttgctcatgaagcttcttcacatattctgcctttgttttgtcatccttgtgaactaaagaagaaatgttaggtaaaggaagcaaatcaagaggtgttagtggattgaacccataaacaatctcaaaaggagaaaattgagtagtagaatggaccgccctattataagcaaattcaacatgaggtaaacattcttcccaagacttaatgttcttcttaataattgctctaagaagagtagaaagtgtcctatttaccacctcagtctgaccgtcagtttgtgggtggcatgtggtggagaaaagaagctttgttcccagcttgttccataaggtcctccaaaaatggcttaaaaatttggtgtcacgatctgaaacaatgctcctaggcatgccatgaagtcttaccacctctttgaaaaacaaatctaccacatgagttgcatcatccaccttgtggcaaggtatgaaatgtgccatcttggagaatctatcaactaccacaaaaacggagtccttacctttttgagtacgtggtagccctaaaacaaaatccatagacaagtcagtccaaggaaaattaggaataggcaaaggcgtgtaaagtccttgaggtaatgtcttagattttacttttctacacacaatgcactgtgcacaaaatttctgcacatcgtgtttcatgtgtggccaatgaaaatgttcaagcagcatttctaaggtcttttgaaccccaaagtgtcccattaaacccccctcatgtgcttccctaactagcaatttacgcatcgattctctaggcacacaaagtctgttattcttaaacaagtagttgtcatgcctaacaaacccattttgtgatttcttttcacatgcagcatataattgggaaaactcattatcatgtacatacaattccttaatatgttcaaagccaagcaatttagtttcaagtgtagctaacaaattataccttcttgaaagtgcatctgctacaacatttacctttcctGGCTTATGtttaatcacataaggaaattgttcaagaaatttgacccatttggcatgccttttgttgagcttcccttgccctttcaaatacttcaaagattcatgatcactatgaatgacaaattctttagacaaaagataatgctgccatgtttgtaatgctctaacaagtgcatacaattctatatcataagtggaatagttgagagtggcgccacttagtttctcactaaaatatgcaatgggatgaccatcttgaagtaaaacagccccaatacccacatgagatgcatcacattcaatttcaaaagatttggaaaaatcaggtaaagcaagaatgggtgcatgtgtgagtttatccttaagtgtttgaaatgccttttcttgattctctccccatctaaaacccatgtttttcttaacaatttcatttagagGTGCCGCCACTGTGTTGAAGTCtttcacaaacctcctatagaaacttgccaacccatggaagctcctaacctcactcacaattttaggagttggccaatctctaatggccttaactttcccttcatcaacctgcactcctttagaacttatgacaaaaccaagaaaaaccacatgattagtgcaaaaagaacacttttccaagttagcatatagtttttcctttctaaggacatgcaagacagattggagatgtgcaatatgcttaataaaattcttggaatataccaaaatatcattgaagtatactaccacaaattttccaagaaattctcgtaagacatggttcataagcctcataaaagtgcttggtgcattagttaacccaaaaggcattaccaaccattcatacaatccatatttggttttgaaagctgttttccattcatccccttcccttatcctaatttgatggtacccactttttaaatcaattttagaaaagaagcaagcaccatgcaattcatcaagcaaatcatcaagtctagggattggatgtctataccgaattgtgatgttgttgatggctctacagtcagtgcacatcctccatgttccatcctttttaggcaccaaaattacgggtacggcacaaggacttaaactttctctaacccatcctttttgcaataactcctccacttgattttgtatctcctttgtttcttgagggttgctcctataagctggcctattgggcagagaaacgccaggaataaggtctatttggtaTTCAATTCCCCTCATTGGTGGCAATCCAtgaggtacttccttgggaaacatatcttcaaaatcctgcaaaataacaacaacttcactaggcaaagagttagtattagattccaagcaagtttccttgcacaaaagaagaaatattggttgccttgtcaaataagctttcttcacctcacttactcttgtaaacaaattttctatttttctctcattcttttccttattctttcttttcttttgaattttgtcctcaaaatcaagtattttcttttgcacacactctttctttttcttatgctctcgctcttctttttctcctttctctcttatttttatttgatcctcacaaacctccctagGTGATAATGGTAAAAGTGTAactttgcgagaattgtggacaaaagagaacttgttggagaatccatcatggtgagctcgcctatcaaactgccaaggtcttccaagaagaatgtggcttgcctccataggcacaatatcacatagaacttgatcttcatatttgccaatggagaaattaatcaacacttgctggttcactatcaattcaccactattacttagccattggagtttatatggtcttgcatgtggtgtagtcttgaggttgagtttggtgaccaacctagtgcttgccacattggtgcaacttccaccatcaatgatcatagagcatgtctttccttgaataaggcagcgggaatgaaaaatattttctctttggtcctcctcatgctccttgggttggcttcccaataatctcctaaccaccaagagatctccatcttgcgcataggctgctccatcattttcttcatcacttgaggaagaggaatgagaagaaatttcttcactagagatactcccattatccctcaccaccatagtcttcttattcgggcattcggatgcaatatgaccttttcccaaacacctaaaacacttgatatccctactcttagaagtggaagaagaggtagcaggaataggcttcttaatgcttgcttcctccttagaatttgaagaagaaccctccttctttggcttgtccttccaacttgaagagtagtttggagaagatgatttcttcataacgccctttctctttaattgttgctctattttcattgcttgatgcactaagtcgtcaagctccacataatgttgtaactccacaatgtctccaatgtctcggtttaggccatggagaaaccgagccatggtagcttccctatcctccacaatattggccctaatcaaagccacctccatctccttgtagtaatcatccacactcctactcccttgggtaagtctttgcaatttgttgtgcaattccctatggtagtgggaaggcac contains:
- the LOC122029149 gene encoding uncharacterized protein LOC122029149, with amino-acid sequence KKVKVAALEFTDYALIWWDQLQKERRRYGEHPINTWDEMKTLMRRRFVPSHYHRELHNKLQRLTQGSRSVDDYYKEMEVALIRANIVEDREATMARFLHGLNRDIGDIVELQHYVELDDLVHQAMKIEQQLKRKGVMKKSSSPNYSSSWKDKPKKEGSSSNSKEEASIKKPIPATSSSTSKSRDIKCFRCLGKGHIASECPNKKTMVVRDNGSISSEEISSHSSSSSDEENDGAAYAQDGDLLVVRRLLGSQPKEHEEDQRENIFHSRCLIQGKTCSMIIDGGSCTNVASTRLVTKLNLKTTPHARPYKLQWLSNSGELIVNQQVLINFSIGKYEDQVLCDIVPMEASHILLGRPWQFDRRDFEDMFPKEVPHGLPPMRGIEYQIDLIPGVSLPNRPAYRSNPQETKEIQNQVEELLQKGWVRESLSPCAVPVILVPKKDGTWRFVISSKGVQVDEGKVKAIRDWPTPKIVSEVRSFHGLASFYRRFVKDFNTVAAPLNEIVKKNMGFRWGENQEKAFQTLKDKLTHAPILALPDFSKSFEIECDASHVGIGAVLLQDGHPIAYFSEKLSGATLNYSTYDIELYALVRALQTWQHYLLSKEFVIHSDHESLKYLKGQGKLNKRHAKWVKFLEQFPYVIKHKPGKVNVVADALSRRHDNYLFKNNRLCVPRESMRKLLVREAHEGGLMGHFGVQKTLEMLLEHFHWPHMKHDVQKFCAQCIVCRKVKSKTLPQGLYTPLPIPNFPWTDLSMDFVLGLPRTQKGKDSVFVVVDRFSKMAHFIPCHKVDDATHVVDLFFKEVVRLHGMPRSIVSDRDTKFLSHFWRTLWNKLGTKLLFSTTCHPQTDGQTEVVNRTLSTLLRAIIKKNIKSWEECLPHVEFAYNRAVHSTTQFSPFEIVYGFNPLTPLDLLPLPNISVHMRKERFPTQRKSKLQPRGDGPFQVLERINDNAYKIDLPGEYGVSATFNVADLSPFDVGDEDLNSRTNSPKEGGNDVSQEEALKGIGGPMTRSKTKRMKPALEGLIMRLKE